One genomic region from Rhodospirillaceae bacterium encodes:
- a CDS encoding agmatinase family protein: MATPLPIDKFTPPAESVPVVSGDPVDRPMGKWLAETSDRPDTVLIGIPFDGATVVPARKGSAGGPAALRQCLGDLNCYSIPLDVDISDRLTGRDLGNVRIDDAMSVQEVHDVVSETLSSVVPEVPLTVTMGGDDSLTFAACRGLCRATDGQVGVIGFDAHLDMRYLYDLETASGSSYRRIMDELDGQVRPENIAHIGANGWFAAREYAQYARDQGVGLVTADEVYERGIEDVMTEAIARASDGTEAIYVNFDVDVLDQHYAPGKVMRNPGGMNGRDAYAAARMLGREPKLRLFALNEVNSKRDISSITALVGASVIAYVWGGRALGA; encoded by the coding sequence ATGGCAACACCGCTTCCGATCGACAAGTTTACGCCGCCGGCAGAATCCGTTCCCGTCGTCTCGGGGGATCCGGTCGATCGCCCGATGGGGAAATGGCTGGCGGAGACGTCCGACCGCCCCGATACCGTCTTGATCGGTATCCCTTTCGACGGCGCGACCGTGGTTCCGGCCCGCAAGGGCTCGGCGGGGGGTCCGGCCGCCTTGCGGCAGTGCCTGGGCGATCTCAACTGCTACAGCATTCCTCTCGACGTCGATATCTCCGACAGGCTGACGGGCCGCGACCTGGGCAATGTGCGCATCGACGACGCCATGTCCGTGCAGGAGGTGCATGACGTCGTCTCCGAGACATTGTCGTCGGTCGTGCCGGAGGTCCCGCTCACGGTCACGATGGGCGGCGACGATTCGCTGACCTTCGCTGCGTGCCGCGGTCTTTGCCGGGCAACCGACGGGCAGGTCGGCGTCATCGGCTTCGACGCCCACCTCGACATGCGCTACCTGTACGACCTGGAAACGGCGAGCGGATCCTCCTATCGCCGCATCATGGATGAACTCGACGGCCAGGTCCGGCCGGAAAACATCGCGCATATCGGTGCGAACGGCTGGTTCGCGGCCCGGGAATACGCGCAATACGCCAGGGACCAGGGTGTAGGCCTGGTTACCGCCGACGAGGTTTATGAACGCGGGATTGAGGACGTGATGACCGAAGCGATTGCTAGGGCGAGTGACGGTACGGAAGCCATCTACGTCAATTTCGACGTGGACGTCCTCGACCAGCACTATGCGCCCGGCAAGGTGATGCGCAATCCGGGCGGCATGAACGGACGCGACGCCTATGCGGCCGCCCGGATGCTCGGCCGGGAACCCAAACTCCGCCTGTTTGCGCTCAACGAGGTCAACTCGAAGCGCGACATTTCATCGATCACGGCATTGGTCGGCGCCTCGGTCATTGCCTACGTGTGGGGCGGCCGCGCGCTCGGCGCGTAG
- a CDS encoding MmgE/PrpD family protein encodes MARWSSGFTLAQAPDAVVENAKRSLIDTLGVALAGTQNATAEAVRRTVRRQYGSGGATVIGEERKASAGGAALANAMAAQVLDFDDTCFDGIVHASAVVFPASLAAAESADIDGAELLAAFIAGSEVSYAVGRIATGTLYDKGWYTTAVLGAVGATAAASRAFGLDAAATATAIGLALAQNGSTRALLGSAAKPYSAARAAESGVLAAELAREGISAPLDGFERSSGFFQVYNDGRSAVETIASLGESYAFVTPGIAYKLYPVCSAAQAAVEATLTLCRDHAIEAGEVALVHCEVAPLVLHLLTCERPSTVMQAQFCLPFAVACALVFGRLTIEQLDPEILDHPQLVAAMNKVGMSLSEEMAADPTVSETSPEGASVRIVLRDGRTFELENRSATGTPVRPFATADLERKFRDCARDILSPQKTERLLSRMSSIERLPNVRTLFD; translated from the coding sequence TTGGCGCGCTGGTCATCCGGATTCACGCTGGCGCAGGCCCCGGATGCGGTCGTCGAGAATGCCAAGCGGTCCCTGATCGACACGCTCGGCGTCGCGCTCGCAGGAACGCAAAACGCGACCGCTGAGGCAGTTCGCCGGACCGTCCGCCGCCAGTACGGGAGCGGCGGCGCCACAGTCATCGGCGAGGAACGCAAGGCAAGCGCCGGCGGCGCTGCGCTTGCCAACGCGATGGCGGCCCAGGTGCTCGATTTTGACGACACCTGCTTCGACGGGATCGTGCACGCTTCGGCGGTCGTGTTCCCCGCCTCGCTGGCTGCTGCCGAAAGCGCGGATATCGACGGAGCCGAATTGCTCGCCGCTTTTATCGCCGGATCCGAGGTCAGCTACGCAGTAGGACGGATTGCGACCGGCACGTTGTACGACAAGGGCTGGTACACGACGGCCGTCCTCGGGGCCGTCGGCGCGACCGCCGCGGCCTCGCGGGCGTTCGGGCTCGACGCGGCGGCAACGGCGACGGCAATCGGCCTGGCCCTGGCTCAGAACGGCAGCACGCGCGCCCTGCTCGGCAGCGCGGCGAAGCCCTACAGTGCGGCTCGCGCCGCCGAGAGCGGCGTCCTGGCCGCGGAATTGGCGCGGGAGGGTATCTCCGCTCCTTTGGACGGTTTCGAGCGTTCAAGCGGCTTCTTCCAAGTCTACAACGACGGCCGGTCGGCTGTCGAAACGATCGCTTCGCTGGGCGAGTCCTATGCTTTCGTTACCCCGGGCATCGCCTACAAGCTCTATCCCGTCTGCAGCGCCGCGCAGGCCGCCGTGGAAGCGACCCTCACCCTGTGCCGCGACCATGCGATCGAGGCCGGCGAGGTCGCTTTGGTCCACTGCGAGGTCGCGCCTCTCGTCCTCCACCTGCTCACTTGCGAGCGCCCGTCGACCGTGATGCAGGCCCAGTTCTGCCTGCCCTTCGCGGTCGCCTGCGCTCTCGTCTTCGGACGTCTCACCATAGAGCAGCTCGACCCGGAAATTCTCGATCATCCACAACTCGTCGCGGCCATGAACAAGGTCGGGATGAGCCTCTCCGAAGAAATGGCAGCCGATCCCACAGTCTCCGAGACCAGCCCCGAAGGCGCATCTGTACGGATCGTCTTGCGGGATGGGCGCACATTCGAACTGGAAAATCGGTCCGCGACAGGCACGCCGGTTCGCCCGTTCGCCACCGCAGACCTCGAACGCAAGTTCCGCGACTGCGCCCGCGATATCCTGTCGCCGCAGAAAACCGAACGGCTGCTCTCGCGCATGTCTTCGATCGAAAGGTTGCCCAATGTGCGAACACTGTTCGATTGA